A stretch of the Sulfurimonas sp. HSL3-1 genome encodes the following:
- the rpsL gene encoding 30S ribosomal protein S12: MPTINQLIRKERKAVIKKSKSPALVNCPQRRGVCTRVYTTTPKKPNSALRKVAKVRLTSGFEVISYIGGEGHNLQEHSIVLVRGGRVKDLPGVKYHIVRGALDTAGVANRTVARSKYGTKRPKK; the protein is encoded by the coding sequence ATGCCTACAATCAACCAGTTGATTCGTAAAGAGCGCAAGGCTGTGATCAAGAAGTCCAAGTCTCCTGCACTCGTAAACTGCCCGCAGCGCCGCGGCGTCTGTACGCGCGTTTACACGACAACACCGAAGAAACCGAACTCGGCGCTTCGTAAAGTCGCAAAAGTCCGCCTGACATCAGGATTCGAGGTTATCTCTTACATCGGTGGTGAAGGCCACAACCTGCAAGAGCACTCCATCGTTCTCGTACGCGGCGGCCGTGTCAAAGACCTTCCGGGTGTTAAGTATCACATCGTTCGCGGTGCGCTCGATACTGCCGGTGTTGCCAACCGTACGGTTGCACGTTCTAAATACGGTACGAAACGTCCGAAGAAATAA
- the rplL gene encoding 50S ribosomal protein L7/L12 — translation MAVTKEDVLEYISNLSVLELSELVKEFEEKFGVSAQPVAVAGVAGGDAGAAAEEKTEFDVILKDAGAKKINVIKVVRGLTGLGLKEAKEAVETAGSVIKEGVDKETAEAAKKELEEAGASVELK, via the coding sequence ATGGCTGTAACTAAAGAAGACGTACTCGAGTACATCTCTAACCTTTCCGTTCTCGAACTGTCCGAACTTGTTAAAGAGTTCGAAGAAAAATTCGGCGTATCTGCTCAGCCGGTCGCTGTTGCTGGTGTTGCCGGTGGCGACGCTGGTGCTGCTGCTGAAGAGAAAACTGAATTCGACGTTATCCTCAAAGACGCTGGTGCGAAGAAGATCAACGTTATTAAAGTTGTCCGCGGCCTGACTGGTCTCGGCCTCAAAGAAGCGAAAGAAGCGGTCGAAACTGCCGGTTCTGTTATCAAAGAAGGCGTCGACAAAGAGACTGCCGAAGCTGCAAAGAAAGAACTCGAAGAAGCCGGCGCTTCTGTCGAACTCAAGTAA
- the rpoB gene encoding DNA-directed RNA polymerase subunit beta has translation MLNTLYSGNRLRVDFAKTPQQIDVPNLLQLQLSSYENFLMMDQKDRAESGLERVFQSVFPIHDAQNRITLEYMGSEIGTPKYTVRECMERGLTYSVSLRMKTRLVLWERDENTKEKKGVSEIKEQSIFIRDIPLMTDRTSFVINGVERVVVNQLHRSPGVIFKEEEATTAGNKLIYTGQIIPDRGSWLYFEYDPKDILYMRINKRRKVPVTIMFRALGYSKQDILKLFYPLQTIEIVDNAFLMPFEPEQFDGRLEFDLRDESGEVLVAAGKRLSAKKAQKMIETGTTRVQYPVEVLCERHLAEPIINPETGEVLFDTMTSIDEMKLKKIAEAGIGSFVIANDLASGVDSSIINAFLADADSLKLLKQTEELEDENDLAAIRIYKVMRPGEPVTKEAAKAFVNQLFFDPERYDLTRVGRMKMNHKLGQEIPEYVTVLTNEDIINTVKYVIKVKNGKGHIDDRDHLGNRRIRSIGELLGNELHNGLIKMQKAIKDKLSTMSGPMAELMPHDLINSKMITSTIMEFFSGGQLSQFMDQTNPLSEVTHKRRLSALGEGGLVKERAGFEVRDVHPTHYGRICPIETPEGQNIGLINTLATYAKVNEHGFIEAPYNVVKDGIVQYGDENVIYLTATQEEGMTIAAASNKVDANGKFAEELIELRKDGEIILGSPTDADYMDLSSHMVVGVAASLIPFLEHDDANRALMGSNMQRQAVPLLKPSAPMVGTGIEKLVARDAWESVKAKRAGVVEKIDARHIYVISKDEEGAVIDYYPLQKNLRTNQNTTFGQKPIVKVGEKVEAGQVIADGPNMDQGELALGQNALVAFMPWNGYNFEDAIVISEKLIREDAYTSVHIYEKEAEARELKHGVEEITRDIPNVRDEDLAHLDDSGIVKIGTYVNGGMILVGKVSPKGEVKPTPEERLLRAIFGEKAGHVVNKSLYCPPSMEGVVVDVKVFTKKGYDKDPRTLEMEKAERDELEREHYDRLLMIDKEEMMRVVSLLTKSPLESDVTANGTSYSAGDLIKAEDLENVNRFAMNNIVKAYSEEVQAKYNKTKNHFQKEKKKFRDEHEEKLTILEKDDILPNGVVKYVKVYIATKRKLKVGDKMAGRHGNKGIVSTIVPEVDMPYMANGRSVDVCLNPLGVPSRMNIGQILEMHLGMVGRELGYQIQEQFEQEQADLIASIRKQLGEIAGAARLMKLEDAVAKMSDDEILKFGRDWAKGGVRFATPIFEGVNAEEFENLFAMAKMDKDGKTVLFNGKTGEQLKERVNVGYMYVIKLHHLVDEKVHARSTGPYSLVTQQPVGGKALFGGQRFGEMEVWALEAYGASAVLKEMLTIKSDDVDGRVAAYKALTKGESVPESGIPETLFVLTKELQSLALDVEIFDEVEDDEQISAD, from the coding sequence ATGTTAAACACACTCTACTCCGGAAACCGCTTACGTGTTGACTTCGCTAAAACCCCGCAACAGATCGATGTTCCGAACCTCCTTCAACTGCAGCTGAGCTCTTACGAAAACTTTTTGATGATGGATCAGAAGGATCGTGCCGAAAGTGGACTGGAACGTGTATTCCAGTCCGTCTTCCCGATCCATGACGCCCAGAACCGCATTACCCTCGAGTACATGGGTTCTGAAATCGGTACGCCGAAATACACCGTACGCGAATGTATGGAACGTGGACTTACCTACTCCGTCTCCCTGCGCATGAAGACCCGACTGGTCCTCTGGGAACGTGATGAGAACACGAAAGAGAAAAAAGGTGTCAGCGAGATCAAAGAACAGTCGATCTTTATCCGTGACATCCCGCTGATGACGGACCGTACCTCTTTCGTCATCAACGGTGTCGAGCGCGTTGTCGTCAACCAGCTCCACCGCTCACCGGGCGTTATCTTCAAAGAAGAGGAAGCGACCACGGCGGGTAACAAACTGATCTATACCGGTCAGATCATCCCGGACCGCGGTTCTTGGCTCTATTTCGAGTATGACCCGAAAGACATCCTCTACATGCGCATCAACAAGCGCCGTAAAGTGCCTGTTACGATCATGTTCCGTGCCCTGGGGTACAGCAAACAGGATATCCTGAAGCTCTTCTACCCGCTCCAGACGATCGAGATCGTCGACAACGCCTTCCTGATGCCGTTCGAACCGGAGCAGTTCGACGGTCGCCTGGAGTTCGACCTGCGTGACGAATCCGGCGAAGTCCTCGTCGCAGCCGGCAAACGTCTCTCTGCGAAAAAAGCGCAGAAGATGATCGAAACCGGCACGACGCGTGTCCAGTACCCGGTCGAAGTGCTTTGCGAACGTCACCTTGCCGAACCGATCATCAACCCTGAAACGGGCGAAGTTCTCTTCGATACGATGACCTCCATCGACGAGATGAAGCTCAAGAAGATCGCGGAAGCGGGCATCGGCTCCTTCGTGATCGCGAACGACCTGGCCTCCGGCGTCGACAGCTCCATCATCAACGCGTTCCTGGCGGACGCGGACTCCTTGAAGCTGCTCAAGCAGACGGAAGAGCTCGAAGATGAGAACGACCTGGCAGCGATCCGTATCTACAAGGTCATGCGCCCGGGCGAACCGGTGACCAAAGAGGCGGCAAAAGCTTTTGTCAACCAGCTCTTCTTTGACCCGGAACGCTACGACCTGACCCGCGTCGGCCGTATGAAGATGAACCATAAGCTTGGCCAGGAGATCCCGGAGTACGTCACCGTACTGACCAACGAGGATATCATCAACACGGTCAAGTACGTCATCAAGGTCAAGAACGGCAAGGGCCACATCGACGACCGTGACCACCTCGGTAACCGCCGTATCCGCTCCATCGGTGAGCTTCTCGGCAACGAGCTGCACAACGGTCTGATCAAGATGCAGAAGGCGATCAAGGACAAGCTCTCTACGATGAGCGGTCCGATGGCCGAACTGATGCCGCACGACCTGATCAACTCCAAAATGATCACCTCGACGATCATGGAGTTCTTCTCCGGCGGTCAGCTGAGCCAGTTCATGGACCAGACGAACCCGCTTTCCGAAGTGACGCACAAGCGCCGTCTCTCCGCACTGGGTGAGGGCGGTCTCGTCAAAGAGCGCGCGGGCTTCGAAGTCCGTGACGTCCACCCGACGCACTACGGCCGTATCTGTCCGATCGAGACCCCGGAGGGTCAGAACATCGGTCTTATCAACACCCTCGCGACCTACGCGAAGGTCAATGAACACGGCTTTATCGAAGCGCCGTACAACGTGGTCAAAGACGGCATCGTCCAGTACGGTGACGAGAACGTCATCTACCTGACGGCGACCCAGGAAGAGGGGATGACCATCGCTGCCGCATCGAACAAAGTCGATGCGAACGGCAAGTTCGCCGAAGAGCTCATCGAGCTGCGCAAAGACGGTGAGATCATTCTCGGTTCCCCTACCGATGCGGATTACATGGACCTTTCGTCGCACATGGTCGTCGGTGTCGCCGCGTCGCTGATTCCGTTCCTCGAACACGATGACGCGAACCGCGCGCTGATGGGATCGAACATGCAGCGCCAGGCGGTACCGCTGCTCAAGCCGTCCGCACCGATGGTCGGTACGGGTATCGAGAAACTGGTTGCCCGCGATGCGTGGGAAAGCGTCAAAGCGAAGCGTGCCGGTGTCGTTGAGAAGATCGACGCCCGCCACATCTACGTCATCAGCAAGGACGAAGAGGGTGCGGTCATCGACTACTACCCGCTGCAGAAGAACCTGCGTACCAACCAGAATACGACGTTCGGTCAGAAGCCGATCGTTAAGGTCGGGGAGAAGGTCGAAGCGGGCCAGGTCATTGCTGACGGTCCGAACATGGATCAGGGTGAACTCGCCCTCGGCCAGAACGCGCTCGTCGCGTTTATGCCGTGGAACGGTTACAACTTCGAGGATGCGATTGTCATCTCCGAAAAGCTGATCCGCGAAGATGCGTACACTTCCGTTCACATCTACGAGAAAGAGGCGGAAGCGCGTGAGCTGAAGCACGGTGTCGAAGAGATTACCCGTGACATCCCGAACGTCCGCGACGAAGACCTTGCGCATCTGGATGACAGCGGTATCGTCAAGATCGGTACCTATGTCAACGGTGGCATGATCCTCGTCGGTAAAGTTTCACCGAAGGGCGAAGTGAAGCCGACGCCTGAAGAGCGTCTTCTGCGTGCCATCTTCGGTGAAAAAGCGGGCCATGTCGTCAACAAGTCGCTCTACTGCCCGCCGAGCATGGAGGGGGTCGTTGTCGACGTCAAGGTCTTTACGAAAAAAGGCTATGACAAAGACCCGCGTACCCTCGAGATGGAAAAAGCGGAGCGCGACGAGCTCGAGCGCGAGCACTACGACCGCCTGCTCATGATCGACAAAGAGGAGATGATGCGTGTCGTCTCCCTGCTGACGAAGTCGCCACTGGAGAGCGACGTGACGGCGAACGGCACTTCTTACAGCGCCGGCGACCTGATCAAGGCGGAAGACCTTGAGAACGTCAACCGTTTCGCGATGAACAACATCGTCAAAGCGTACAGCGAAGAGGTCCAGGCGAAGTACAACAAGACGAAGAACCACTTCCAGAAAGAGAAGAAGAAGTTCCGCGACGAGCACGAAGAGAAGCTGACGATCCTTGAAAAAGACGACATCCTCCCCAACGGCGTCGTCAAGTACGTCAAGGTCTACATCGCGACGAAGCGCAAGCTGAAAGTCGGGGACAAGATGGCCGGTCGTCACGGGAACAAGGGTATCGTCTCTACGATCGTCCCGGAAGTTGATATGCCGTACATGGCCAACGGCCGTTCCGTTGACGTCTGTCTGAACCCGCTGGGGGTTCCGTCGCGTATGAACATCGGTCAGATCCTCGAGATGCACCTCGGTATGGTCGGCCGCGAGCTCGGCTACCAGATCCAGGAGCAGTTCGAGCAGGAACAGGCGGATCTGATCGCTTCGATTCGCAAGCAGCTCGGCGAGATCGCCGGCGCGGCACGCCTGATGAAACTCGAGGATGCCGTTGCCAAGATGAGCGACGACGAGATCCTGAAATTCGGTCGTGACTGGGCGAAGGGCGGGGTCCGTTTCGCGACGCCGATCTTCGAAGGGGTCAACGCCGAAGAGTTCGAGAACCTCTTCGCGATGGCGAAGATGGATAAAGACGGTAAAACCGTCCTGTTCAACGGTAAGACCGGTGAACAGCTCAAAGAGCGTGTCAACGTCGGTTACATGTACGTCATCAAACTGCACCACTTGGTCGACGAGAAAGTCCACGCCCGTTCCACGGGGCCGTACTCCCTCGTTACCCAGCAGCCGGTCGGCGGTAAAGCCCTCTTCGGCGGTCAGCGCTTCGGGGAGATGGAAGTATGGGCTCTCGAGGCCTACGGTGCTTCCGCGGTCCTCAAAGAGATGCTGACGATCAAGTCGGATGACGTTGACGGTCGTGTCGCGGCGTACAAAGCATTGACAAAAGGTGAAAGCGTGCCGGAATCCGGTATTCCGGAAACGCTGTTCGTACTGACAAAAGAGCTGCAATCCCTTGCGCTTGATGTAGAGATTTTTGACGAGGTGGAAGACGATGAGCAAATTAGTGCCGATTGA
- the rplJ gene encoding 50S ribosomal protein L10, with product MTRAEKTEVVNYLTGEFGSVAAVVICDYNGLGVADLEELRGMARQSDAKVQVVKNTLANIALANAEMSGVELKDMNIFIWSDDVIGAAKVAADFAKKNEKLSIKAGYLDKEPADKAKIEAFAKLPGRNELLGMLAATWMAPLTNFTIGLDALRKKREEEA from the coding sequence ATGACAAGAGCTGAAAAAACGGAAGTCGTCAACTATCTCACCGGTGAATTCGGAAGTGTTGCGGCCGTCGTTATCTGTGACTATAACGGTCTTGGTGTTGCTGACCTGGAAGAACTCCGCGGTATGGCACGTCAAAGCGATGCGAAGGTTCAGGTTGTTAAAAACACCCTGGCGAACATTGCTCTGGCAAACGCAGAGATGTCAGGTGTCGAGCTGAAAGATATGAACATCTTCATCTGGTCCGACGACGTTATCGGTGCGGCGAAAGTTGCGGCGGATTTCGCAAAGAAAAACGAGAAACTGAGCATCAAAGCCGGTTACCTCGACAAAGAGCCTGCGGACAAAGCGAAAATTGAAGCTTTCGCAAAACTCCCGGGTCGCAACGAACTGCTTGGCATGCTGGCTGCTACCTGGATGGCACCGCTCACCAACTTTACGATCGGTCTCGATGCGCTTAGAAAGAAGCGCGAAGAAGAGGCTTAA
- the rpoC gene encoding DNA-directed RNA polymerase subunit beta', protein MSKLVPIEVTEENRPKDIKQLQFRLASPEKILSWSHGEVKKPETINYRTLKPERDGLFCAKIFGPVRDYECLCGKYKKMRYKGVVCEKCGVEVTTSKVRRTRMGHIDLVTPVAHIWYVSSLPSRIGTLLGVKMKDLERVLYYEAYIVKSGGEAFYDAEQSAPVLKYDVLNEEQYRTLNQRYSESGFVAQMGGEVIRDLLDDIDLVELFSVLKEEMEGTRSEAKRKTIVKRLKVIESFLNSGNNPAWMMLSVLPVLPPDLRPLVSLDGGKFAVSDVNDLYRRVINRNQRLKRLIELEAPEIIVRNEKRMLQESVDALFDNGRRANAVKGANKRPLKSLSEVIKGKQGRFRQNLLGKRVDFSGRSVIVVGPDLKMDQCGLPKKMALELFKPHLIAKLEDKGYATTVKAAKKMIEDQTNEVWECLSEIVEGYPIMLNRAPTLHKLSIQAFHPRLIDGKAIQLHPLVCAAFNADFDGDQMAVHVPLSAEAIAEAKVLMLSSMNILLPASGKAIATPSQDMVLGIYYISLEKNGVVGSNKLFANVDEIRIALEQGALDLHARIRTRVDGRMITTTVGRLLIKEILPDFVPVDLWNRVMKKKAINALVDYVQKHGGIAVTAGFLDRLKNLGFKHATEAGVSISVDDVIVPEEKPELIAQSKAKVKEIQKQYEAGLLTEQERYNKIIDVWTDVNNTLAGDMMHLIENDKAGFNSIYMMADSGARGSAAQIRQLAGMRGLMAKPDGSIIETPIISNFKEGLNVLEYFISTHGARKGLADTALKTANAGYLTRKLVDVAQNVKIVEDDCGSHEGIEITDISIGNEMIEPLEDRIYGRVLAEDAIDPITNEILYPEGELIDEIKASKIVEAGIKSVHIRTPATCKSEGGVCALCYGKNLGTGELVRKGEAVGIIAAQSIGEPGTQLTLRTFHVGGTASSTREERQVTATKKGFIRYYNLKTYKNQEGKNIVANRRNAGVLLVEPKIKAPFDGTIDIQSIHDEVLISVSNGEQTQRYTLRKTEVARPNELAGVSGKIEGKFYLPYESGATVTAHESIVETIRDGWNVPNRIPYASELLVDDGAPVTQRVEAGAKGTVKFFLLKGDYLERYDAISKGYEVTEKGLFAVVVDADDREANRHYIARGSIVDIEDDAAAEATTVIAHAATAESLVIAEWDPYSNPIISEAAGTVKFEDIIPGVTASEQFDELTGKTRLMINEYIAPEYKPAIVLATETGEIIRYAVEPKTAVFAQDGAEVNVADILAKTPKALQKSRDITGGLPRVSELFEARKPKDVALIAEIDGVVSFGKPLRGKERIIITGENGIMKEYFVDKNQNALVHPGEFVHAGERLSDGMVSSHEILRILGVKALYNYLVSEVQQVYRRQGVNIADKHIEVIFTQMIRQVKIVKSGDTKFIQGDLVSKNRFKEENEKILRLGGEPAIAEPFLVGITRASVSADSIISAASFQDTTKVLTEAAVSAKIDDLTDMKENVIIGRTIPAGTGMYKDYTIDFDA, encoded by the coding sequence ATGAGCAAATTAGTGCCGATTGAAGTAACGGAAGAGAATCGCCCGAAGGACATTAAACAGCTGCAGTTCCGCCTGGCGAGCCCGGAGAAGATCCTCTCCTGGAGCCACGGCGAAGTCAAAAAGCCGGAGACAATCAACTACCGTACCCTGAAACCGGAGCGCGACGGCCTCTTCTGTGCCAAGATCTTCGGTCCGGTCCGCGATTACGAGTGTCTCTGCGGCAAATACAAGAAGATGCGCTACAAGGGCGTCGTCTGTGAGAAGTGTGGCGTTGAAGTCACAACGTCAAAAGTACGCCGTACCCGTATGGGTCACATCGATCTGGTCACGCCGGTAGCGCACATCTGGTATGTCAGCTCCCTGCCGAGCCGTATCGGTACGCTCCTGGGTGTCAAAATGAAAGACCTCGAGCGTGTACTCTACTACGAGGCGTACATCGTCAAAAGCGGCGGTGAAGCGTTCTATGACGCGGAGCAGAGCGCCCCGGTTCTGAAGTACGACGTCCTCAACGAAGAGCAGTACCGTACCCTTAACCAGCGCTACAGTGAGAGCGGTTTCGTTGCCCAGATGGGCGGCGAGGTCATCCGTGACCTGCTCGACGACATCGACCTGGTTGAACTCTTCTCCGTCCTCAAAGAGGAGATGGAGGGGACCCGTTCCGAAGCGAAGCGCAAAACGATCGTCAAGCGTCTGAAGGTCATCGAATCCTTCCTGAACTCCGGAAACAACCCGGCATGGATGATGCTTTCGGTTCTGCCGGTCCTGCCGCCGGATCTGCGTCCGCTGGTTTCCCTGGACGGGGGCAAGTTCGCCGTCTCCGACGTCAACGACCTCTACCGCCGTGTTATCAACCGTAACCAGCGTCTGAAGCGTCTGATCGAGCTCGAAGCGCCGGAGATCATCGTGCGCAACGAGAAGCGTATGCTTCAGGAATCCGTTGATGCCCTCTTCGACAACGGCCGTCGTGCCAATGCCGTCAAGGGTGCGAACAAGCGTCCGCTGAAATCCCTCTCCGAGGTTATCAAAGGTAAGCAGGGACGTTTCCGTCAGAACCTGCTCGGTAAGCGCGTCGACTTCTCCGGCCGTTCCGTCATCGTCGTCGGTCCGGACCTCAAGATGGACCAGTGCGGTCTGCCGAAAAAGATGGCCCTTGAGCTCTTCAAGCCGCACCTGATCGCGAAGCTCGAAGACAAAGGGTACGCGACGACCGTCAAGGCGGCCAAAAAGATGATCGAAGACCAGACTAACGAAGTCTGGGAGTGCCTCTCAGAGATCGTTGAAGGTTACCCGATCATGCTCAACCGTGCGCCGACGCTGCACAAACTGTCTATTCAGGCCTTCCACCCGCGCCTGATCGACGGTAAAGCGATCCAGCTGCACCCGCTCGTCTGTGCGGCCTTCAACGCCGACTTCGACGGTGACCAGATGGCGGTCCACGTGCCGCTCTCCGCCGAGGCGATCGCCGAGGCGAAGGTCCTGATGCTCTCATCCATGAACATCCTGCTGCCGGCGTCCGGTAAAGCGATCGCGACACCGTCACAGGATATGGTCCTCGGGATCTACTATATCTCCCTGGAGAAGAACGGCGTCGTCGGTTCGAACAAACTCTTTGCCAATGTCGACGAGATCCGTATCGCGCTGGAGCAGGGTGCGCTTGATCTGCACGCCCGCATCCGTACCCGTGTCGACGGACGCATGATTACCACGACGGTCGGCCGTCTCCTTATCAAAGAGATCCTGCCTGACTTCGTCCCGGTCGATCTGTGGAACCGCGTCATGAAGAAAAAGGCGATCAACGCCCTGGTCGACTATGTCCAGAAGCATGGTGGTATCGCCGTCACAGCCGGTTTCCTTGACCGCCTCAAAAACCTCGGTTTCAAACATGCGACCGAGGCGGGTGTTTCCATCTCCGTCGACGACGTTATCGTCCCCGAAGAGAAACCGGAGCTGATCGCGCAGTCCAAGGCGAAAGTCAAAGAGATCCAGAAGCAGTATGAAGCGGGCCTTCTGACCGAGCAGGAGCGTTACAACAAGATTATCGACGTCTGGACCGACGTCAACAATACGCTTGCGGGCGATATGATGCATCTGATTGAGAACGACAAAGCGGGCTTCAACTCCATCTACATGATGGCTGACTCCGGGGCGCGGGGTTCTGCGGCGCAGATCCGCCAGCTGGCCGGTATGCGTGGTCTGATGGCGAAGCCGGACGGCTCGATCATTGAAACGCCGATTATCTCGAACTTTAAAGAGGGTCTGAACGTCCTCGAGTACTTCATTTCGACCCACGGTGCCCGTAAAGGTCTCGCGGATACCGCGCTCAAGACGGCAAATGCCGGTTACCTGACGCGTAAACTCGTCGACGTCGCGCAGAACGTGAAGATCGTCGAGGATGACTGTGGTTCCCACGAGGGGATCGAGATCACGGATATCTCCATCGGTAACGAAATGATCGAACCGCTCGAAGACCGTATCTACGGCCGCGTACTCGCCGAAGACGCGATCGACCCGATCACCAACGAGATCCTCTACCCCGAGGGCGAGCTGATCGACGAGATCAAGGCGAGCAAGATCGTTGAAGCGGGCATCAAGTCCGTGCATATCCGTACACCGGCGACCTGTAAGTCCGAAGGCGGCGTCTGTGCGCTCTGTTACGGTAAAAACCTCGGAACGGGCGAACTGGTCCGCAAAGGGGAAGCCGTCGGTATCATCGCGGCGCAGTCGATCGGGGAACCGGGGACGCAGCTGACCCTGCGTACCTTCCACGTCGGCGGTACGGCGTCCAGTACCCGTGAAGAGCGCCAGGTCACGGCGACGAAGAAAGGTTTCATCCGTTACTACAACCTGAAAACCTATAAGAACCAGGAAGGCAAGAACATCGTTGCCAACCGCCGTAATGCGGGTGTGCTCCTGGTCGAGCCGAAGATCAAAGCGCCGTTCGACGGTACGATCGACATTCAGTCGATCCACGACGAAGTGCTTATCAGCGTGAGCAACGGTGAGCAGACACAGCGTTACACCCTGCGTAAGACCGAGGTTGCCCGTCCGAACGAACTGGCCGGCGTCAGCGGTAAGATCGAAGGGAAATTCTACCTGCCGTACGAGAGCGGCGCGACGGTGACGGCGCACGAGTCGATCGTCGAAACGATCCGCGACGGTTGGAACGTTCCGAACCGTATCCCGTACGCTTCCGAGCTGCTCGTCGATGACGGTGCGCCGGTCACACAGCGTGTCGAAGCGGGTGCGAAAGGCACCGTGAAGTTCTTCCTGCTCAAAGGGGACTACCTCGAGCGCTACGATGCGATCAGCAAGGGCTACGAAGTCACCGAGAAGGGGCTCTTCGCCGTCGTCGTCGATGCCGACGACCGTGAAGCGAACCGCCACTACATCGCCCGCGGCTCCATCGTCGATATCGAGGACGATGCGGCTGCGGAGGCCACCACGGTCATCGCACACGCGGCGACGGCGGAATCCCTCGTCATCGCCGAGTGGGACCCGTACTCCAACCCGATCATCTCCGAAGCGGCCGGTACGGTCAAGTTCGAAGATATCATCCCGGGTGTGACGGCGTCCGAGCAGTTCGACGAACTGACGGGTAAAACGCGTCTGATGATCAACGAATACATCGCGCCGGAATACAAGCCGGCGATCGTGCTGGCGACGGAAACCGGCGAGATCATCCGCTACGCGGTTGAACCGAAGACGGCGGTCTTCGCCCAGGACGGTGCGGAGGTCAACGTCGCCGACATCCTGGCGAAGACACCGAAAGCGCTCCAGAAGTCCCGGGACATTACCGGGGGTCTTCCGCGGGTTTCCGAGCTCTTCGAAGCGCGTAAACCGAAAGATGTCGCCCTTATCGCCGAGATCGACGGTGTCGTCAGCTTCGGTAAGCCGCTGCGCGGCAAGGAGCGTATCATCATTACCGGTGAAAACGGCATCATGAAAGAGTACTTTGTCGACAAGAACCAGAACGCCCTGGTCCACCCGGGCGAATTCGTTCACGCCGGCGAACGCCTCTCCGACGGTATGGTTTCGAGCCACGAGATTCTGCGTATCCTCGGTGTCAAGGCGCTGTACAACTACCTGGTCAGTGAAGTCCAGCAGGTCTACCGCCGCCAGGGGGTTAACATCGCGGACAAACACATCGAGGTCATCTTTACCCAGATGATCCGCCAGGTCAAGATTGTCAAGTCCGGCGATACGAAGTTCATTCAGGGCGACCTCGTCTCGAAGAACCGTTTCAAGGAAGAGAACGAGAAGATCCTGCGCCTGGGCGGCGAGCCGGCGATCGCCGAGCCGTTCCTGGTCGGTATCACCCGTGCCTCCGTCAGTGCGGACTCGATCATCTCCGCGGCGTCCTTCCAGGATACGACCAAGGTCCTGACCGAAGCGGCGGTCTCCGCGAAGATCGACGACCTGACCGATATGAAAGAGAACGTCATCATCGGTCGTACCATCCCGGCCGGTACCGGTATGTACAAAGACTACACGATCGACTTCGACGCGTAA
- the rpsG gene encoding 30S ribosomal protein S7 → MRRRRAPVREIMPDPVHGSKVLTKFINKIMLDGKKSTAEKIMYSALDIISARGEKPGIEIFNEAIDNIKPVLEVKSRRVGGATYQVPVEVRPVRQLSLAIRWLVDAARKRNERTMAERLANELMDAASDKGSAFKKKEDTYKMAEANKAFAHYRW, encoded by the coding sequence ATGCGTAGAAGAAGAGCGCCCGTCCGTGAGATTATGCCTGACCCGGTTCACGGCAGCAAAGTCCTGACGAAGTTCATCAATAAAATCATGCTCGACGGTAAGAAGAGCACCGCTGAGAAGATTATGTACAGCGCGCTGGATATCATCAGTGCCCGCGGCGAAAAGCCGGGTATCGAAATCTTCAACGAAGCGATCGACAACATCAAGCCGGTCCTGGAAGTCAAGAGCCGCCGCGTCGGTGGGGCAACCTATCAGGTTCCAGTAGAAGTACGCCCTGTCCGCCAACTCTCCCTGGCGATCCGCTGGCTTGTCGATGCTGCCCGTAAACGCAATGAGCGTACGATGGCAGAACGCCTGGCGAACGAACTGATGGATGCAGCGTCCGATAAAGGTTCTGCATTCAAGAAGAAAGAAGATACCTACAAGATGGCAGAAGCGAACAAAGCGTTCGCCCACTATCGCTGGTAA